Proteins co-encoded in one Erwinia sp. genomic window:
- a CDS encoding hypothetical protein (ID:JIFNMEKO_02657;~source:Prodigal:2.6), producing MERAKSEAKALTKDLSEEGCEQCIYTKGEVTLQNIEGWSDISVAYQFYMCQFPIHFQIMKIMEWTYGVAFDGFEPKGCILKETKANYDQFFAKDGLLKFFMALKYGDDGIFFEQARKQIYAATGGIPPGSVEWYFMQPVSANYARLQFVEQGLNIKVFYKPMPIDYISVIFPD from the coding sequence ATGGAGCGAGCTAAGTCTGAAGCAAAGGCACTTACAAAAGATCTAAGCGAAGAAGGTTGTGAACAATGTATTTACACGAAAGGTGAAGTGACACTTCAAAACATTGAAGGATGGTCAGACATCAGTGTGGCATATCAGTTTTATATGTGTCAGTTTCCGATTCATTTTCAGATTATGAAAATAATGGAGTGGACCTATGGTGTGGCATTTGATGGTTTTGAGCCAAAAGGCTGTATTCTGAAAGAAACTAAAGCAAATTATGATCAATTTTTTGCTAAGGATGGTCTATTGAAATTTTTTATGGCTTTGAAATATGGAGATGATGGGATTTTTTTTGAGCAAGCAAGGAAACAAATTTACGCTGCGACGGGGGGAATTCCACCGGGAAGTGTAGAATGGTATTTTATGCAGCCAGTTAGTGCTAATTATGCTCGATTGCAATTTGTTGAACAGGGGTTAAATATTAAAGTTTTCTATAAGCCTATGCCTATAGATTACATTTCCGTTATCTTTCCGGATTAA
- a CDS encoding hypothetical protein (ID:JIFNMEKO_02662;~source:Prodigal:2.6): MTFVSWRQSALLALCGVLAGCGLTQTISDGAVNMTNSIFYKKIKVLHLDFEPRAAINAEEAQTPLATMVRVYQLKAREKVDAADYQTLLRDADSVLKEESVVSKSLLVMPKGSVTLNMPMDEEAKYVAVIGLFNRPEIKNNTWRLVLSRDDLDPDKPRTIELGDGFLTLVPVKE, translated from the coding sequence ATGACATTCGTTTCCTGGCGACAAAGTGCTCTGCTCGCACTCTGTGGTGTACTGGCCGGTTGTGGCCTGACTCAGACCATCTCTGATGGCGCAGTCAACATGACCAACTCAATCTTCTATAAAAAGATTAAAGTGTTACACCTCGATTTTGAGCCACGAGCGGCGATTAATGCCGAGGAAGCACAGACGCCACTGGCGACCATGGTGCGTGTGTATCAGCTTAAGGCGCGTGAAAAGGTGGATGCCGCCGATTACCAGACACTGCTTCGTGATGCCGATAGTGTACTTAAGGAAGAGAGTGTGGTGAGCAAATCGTTGCTGGTGATGCCCAAAGGTAGCGTGACGCTGAATATGCCAATGGATGAAGAAGCAAAATACGTCGCGGTGATTGGGTTGTTCAACCGTCCGGAGATAAAAAACAACACCTGGCGTCTTGTCCTCAGTCGTGATGATCTCGATCCCGACAAGCCGCGCACTATCGAGCTGGGTGATGGTTTTTTGACGCTGGTCCCTGTTAAGGAGTGA
- a CDS encoding hypothetical protein (ID:JIFNMEKO_02656;~source:Prodigal:2.6): MLYMINSILYRKESTTALNILNELSAVINTLPEWDEKPDEWLIANPSADIVVIRGSEFSYEALEYLELNISKKNQLA; the protein is encoded by the coding sequence ATGTTATACATGATTAATAGTATTTTATATAGAAAAGAAAGCACTACAGCATTAAATATACTTAATGAGTTGAGTGCTGTTATTAATACTTTACCTGAGTGGGATGAAAAACCTGATGAATGGCTTATTGCTAATCCGTCAGCAGATATTGTTGTTATTAGAGGCTCGGAGTTTTCATATGAAGCTTTAGAATATTTAGAATTGAATATTTCAAAAAAAAATCAATTAGCATAG
- a CDS encoding hypothetical protein (ID:JIFNMEKO_02654;~source:Prodigal:2.6): protein MISEWSYSYIGLETEQYRMEQKSVFDDRLPSGWMLFLPKIIKSSEVPSAFSVINLPDNKSTLIVVKNKFDGKDIKDITCANEVEMELAASGYLPRWLDL, encoded by the coding sequence ATGATTAGTGAATGGAGTTATAGTTATATTGGCCTGGAAACTGAGCAGTATAGGATGGAGCAAAAATCAGTATTTGATGATCGTCTTCCTTCAGGCTGGATGCTATTTCTGCCAAAAATCATAAAATCTAGTGAGGTTCCTTCAGCTTTTTCTGTTATTAATCTACCTGATAATAAATCGACGTTGATTGTAGTAAAAAACAAATTTGATGGTAAAGATATTAAAGATATTACGTGTGCGAATGAAGTGGAAATGGAATTGGCAGCGAGTGGATATCTACCTAGATGGCTGGATTTATGA
- a CDS encoding hypothetical protein (ID:JIFNMEKO_02655;~source:Prodigal:2.6): MVKEYLSYEITGVFLNQIINGLSSFSFPANTMLIDFFLKYSILNILKLHMKTPSL; this comes from the coding sequence ATGGTCAAAGAATATCTGTCATATGAAATAACCGGTGTATTTCTAAACCAAATTATTAATGGGCTTTCATCTTTTTCTTTTCCAGCCAACACTATGCTAATTGATTTTTTTTTGAAATATTCAATTCTAAATATTCTAAAGCTTCATATGAAAACTCCGAGCCTCTAA
- the vgrG1_2 gene encoding Actin cross-linking toxin VgrG1 (ID:JIFNMEKO_02661;~source:Prodigal:2.6), producing the protein MAHNNWLTRFDGQTRYQLEINHSRVKPDVLNFHGREALSAPSEWRIEFTSLLSDVAAEDVLLKYATLSMRSGRQVHGVITAFEWLGTTADQSHYSVTLSSRLALLSHTRRCAVFQNLSVPELVEQILRAHGLEGDDITFCLEKTYPQRELITQWRESDLQFIQRLLAETGIWFRTGVNGVTGMDTVTFADSQQCYQFEVHLPYQEPSALYDGAEESVWGLRTWHNTVTGLVRTRDYNYRMATTPMDSAVAVRNNGTTTGEHYRYAAPFLQAGDDDTTEPDSESGAFYARIHHERELNNSARLHLFSNAAGLMPGMVLEADGSPLSDLKQGMVITLITYSAARDSRLHVSVWGQPYSEQFCFRPSLVPRPKIHGTLVARIESREKGNIYAHLDNQGRYRVKLDFSREDAEPGYNTLWIRQAKPYAGETYGWHTPLLDGTESVLPMMAEILIARILPTPSMTQNMGISSLVTTVARIFCVPQQITNCAWKISAGSSISH; encoded by the coding sequence ATGGCTCACAATAACTGGCTGACACGGTTCGACGGGCAGACGCGTTATCAGCTGGAAATAAACCACAGCCGGGTAAAACCGGATGTGCTGAACTTCCACGGACGTGAAGCACTGAGTGCACCGTCTGAATGGCGCATCGAATTTACCTCCTTGCTGAGTGATGTGGCGGCAGAGGATGTGTTGTTAAAGTACGCCACACTGAGCATGCGCAGTGGGCGGCAAGTTCACGGTGTGATTACCGCGTTTGAATGGCTCGGCACCACGGCTGATCAGTCGCACTACAGTGTGACCCTCTCATCGCGCCTCGCCTTACTGTCGCATACCCGTCGTTGTGCCGTTTTCCAGAATCTCTCGGTACCTGAGCTGGTGGAGCAGATACTACGTGCGCATGGTCTGGAAGGCGATGATATTACGTTTTGTCTGGAGAAAACCTATCCACAGCGTGAGCTGATAACCCAGTGGCGGGAAAGTGATTTGCAGTTTATCCAGCGCCTGCTCGCAGAAACCGGTATCTGGTTTAGGACCGGGGTGAATGGGGTGACAGGGATGGATACGGTCACCTTTGCCGACAGCCAGCAGTGCTATCAGTTTGAGGTACATTTACCTTATCAGGAACCCTCAGCACTGTATGACGGTGCTGAAGAGTCGGTATGGGGGTTACGTACCTGGCACAATACGGTTACCGGCCTGGTTCGCACCCGGGATTACAACTATCGCATGGCTACCACGCCTATGGATTCTGCTGTCGCGGTCAGAAATAATGGCACAACGACCGGAGAACACTACCGCTACGCCGCCCCTTTCCTGCAAGCCGGTGATGATGACACGACAGAACCGGATAGCGAAAGTGGTGCATTTTATGCCCGAATTCACCATGAACGGGAACTGAATAACTCTGCCCGGTTACACCTGTTCAGTAACGCCGCCGGGTTAATGCCGGGCATGGTGCTGGAAGCCGACGGAAGCCCGTTAAGTGACCTGAAGCAGGGCATGGTAATCACCCTGATTACCTACAGTGCCGCACGTGACAGCCGCCTGCATGTCTCGGTGTGGGGGCAACCCTATAGCGAACAGTTCTGTTTTCGTCCTTCCCTGGTGCCGAGACCGAAAATACATGGCACGTTGGTGGCGCGAATCGAAAGCCGGGAAAAGGGCAATATTTACGCGCATCTGGATAACCAGGGACGCTACCGGGTGAAACTGGATTTCAGCCGTGAAGATGCCGAACCGGGTTATAACACCTTGTGGATACGCCAGGCGAAGCCATACGCCGGTGAGACTTATGGCTGGCACACGCCACTGCTTGATGGCACTGAGTCAGTATTGCCTATGATGGCGGAGATATTGATCGCCCGTATATTGCCCACGCCTTCCATGACTCAGAACATGGGGATATCGTCACTCGTGACAACCGTAGCCAGAATATTTTGCGTACCGCAGCAGATAACGAATTGCGCATGGAAGATCAGCGCGGGCAGCAGCATATCGCACTGA
- a CDS encoding hypothetical protein (ID:JIFNMEKO_02660;~source:Prodigal:2.6) has translation MEDQRGQQHIALTTPFAATQLNQGHLVDGQNKARGSGSELRTDEFSVIRVAKGLFITADGQSKAAGEVLDMATALNEIEVCRKQLEALAGAAAQAQALEADIASQTAMFDQRLQPLNGMIHLHGPQGVAFSSGEHTQLTASNNVAVNAVGEISSGSLGNTALLAGETIGLFARTGALTLNASEGPVQLQAQNGAMHLSAEQKLSLISASDMLFAGKKKVTLLGGGSYLKLEAGKIEYGTAGTYTRKIKRTAATGPASIPFQSVAGSGICLSCLMKATTNGNAYVIRGDQ, from the coding sequence ATGGAAGATCAGCGCGGGCAGCAGCATATCGCACTGACCACGCCCTTTGCTGCGACGCAGCTTAATCAGGGCCATTTGGTTGACGGGCAGAATAAAGCGCGCGGCAGTGGTTCTGAATTGCGTACCGATGAGTTTAGTGTTATTCGTGTGGCAAAGGGGCTGTTTATTACGGCTGACGGCCAGAGCAAAGCGGCAGGGGAGGTGCTTGATATGGCAACGGCCCTTAACGAAATTGAGGTTTGTCGTAAACAACTGGAAGCCCTTGCTGGCGCGGCAGCACAGGCACAGGCACTGGAAGCGGATATCGCCAGCCAGACAGCCATGTTTGACCAGCGGCTGCAACCCCTCAATGGCATGATCCATCTTCATGGCCCGCAAGGGGTAGCGTTTAGCAGTGGTGAACATACGCAGCTGACCGCCAGTAACAACGTGGCAGTTAACGCCGTGGGTGAGATAAGCAGCGGCTCTCTCGGCAACACGGCACTGCTTGCCGGGGAAACTATCGGTCTGTTTGCACGCACCGGAGCACTGACCCTGAATGCCAGTGAAGGACCGGTACAACTCCAGGCGCAGAATGGGGCGATGCATCTGTCGGCAGAACAGAAACTGAGCCTGATCTCAGCCAGCGATATGCTGTTTGCCGGCAAAAAGAAAGTCACCCTGTTGGGCGGTGGCAGCTATTTGAAACTTGAAGCCGGGAAAATTGAATACGGCACAGCGGGCACGTACACACGCAAGATAAAGCGCACGGCGGCTACGGGGCCAGCATCCATACCATTTCAGTCTGTTGCAGGCAGTGGTATTTGTTTAAGCTGCCTTATGAAAGCTACGACAAATGGTAATGCTTATGTAATCAGGGGCGATCAATGA
- a CDS encoding hypothetical protein (ID:JIFNMEKO_02664;~source:Prodigal:2.6) yields the protein MDDLTLRYYEAEMRYLREAGKEFARAHPDRAAMLNLDKAGARDPYVERLFEGFAFLMGRLREKLDDDLPELTEGLVSLLWPHYMRTIPSLSVVEFVPDWRQIRQAEVLPESFSVLSRPVGPEKTTCEYRTTRAVTLQPLHLADASLQTEPDGRAMIRLRFECNDKVDWKKGAIDKVSLYLNGDSPLAYALHLALTRRVQAMYARHSYTQTERIRFDGWCRPMGFDDADRLWPKGESSFSGYQLLLEYFSFRQKFMFVELRGLERIGLTPDSSWFEIDIVLNDGWPSDMPFETDNFRLHCAPVINLFTLEADPLTLNPLENEYMLRPLRVQGGHTEIYSVDNIHGAVKNGKHPYVPFTSFRHRGGMMRHNAPERYFHTRVKRGASGMHDTWLILGGRSFEIEQLADKPESLSIRITGTNGQLPRKALESTLLDRVVKMGKVPVKVLNLSAPTLPVYPPANDRFHWRVMSHLGSTFLSMMDNPEVLRGTLALYDWTDDEMNRRRLEAIVAVKHTLIRRFERGYMLRGVEIEVTLNADNFAGEGDINLFGEMLHRFFALYADVHLFNQLTLVLQPTGKRLRWKENHSQHVPG from the coding sequence ATGGATGATTTAACCCTGCGCTATTACGAAGCTGAGATGCGCTACCTGCGTGAAGCCGGTAAAGAGTTTGCCCGAGCCCACCCCGACCGCGCTGCGATGCTTAATTTAGATAAAGCAGGCGCACGCGACCCGTATGTTGAGCGTCTGTTTGAAGGGTTTGCCTTCCTGATGGGGCGTCTGCGTGAAAAGCTGGATGACGATCTGCCGGAACTGACAGAAGGACTGGTGAGTCTGCTCTGGCCGCATTATATGCGTACTATCCCCTCTTTATCCGTGGTGGAGTTTGTCCCTGACTGGCGGCAGATCCGTCAGGCGGAAGTGCTACCTGAGAGTTTTTCGGTGCTGTCTCGCCCGGTTGGCCCGGAGAAAACCACCTGCGAGTACCGGACAACCAGAGCGGTAACTTTACAGCCTTTGCACCTCGCTGATGCCAGCCTGCAAACCGAGCCCGATGGCCGGGCGATGATACGCCTGCGCTTTGAGTGCAACGACAAAGTGGACTGGAAAAAAGGGGCTATTGATAAGGTTTCCCTTTATCTCAATGGTGACAGCCCGCTTGCTTACGCTCTGCATCTGGCACTGACCCGCCGTGTTCAGGCGATGTATGCCCGTCATAGTTATACGCAAACCGAACGTATCCGTTTTGATGGCTGGTGCAGGCCAATGGGCTTTGATGACGCTGACCGTCTGTGGCCAAAAGGTGAGTCATCTTTTAGTGGTTATCAGTTGTTGCTGGAATATTTCAGTTTTCGCCAGAAGTTTATGTTTGTCGAACTGCGCGGTCTGGAACGTATCGGACTGACCCCGGACTCCAGCTGGTTTGAAATCGACATTGTGCTTAATGATGGCTGGCCTTCTGATATGCCGTTCGAAACGGACAATTTCCGTCTTCATTGTGCCCCGGTGATTAATCTGTTCACCCTGGAAGCTGATCCGCTAACACTGAATCCGCTGGAAAATGAATATATGCTACGGCCGCTGCGTGTGCAGGGCGGGCATACCGAGATTTACAGCGTGGATAATATTCACGGCGCGGTCAAAAACGGCAAACACCCGTATGTGCCTTTTACCAGTTTCCGCCATCGTGGTGGCATGATGCGTCACAACGCGCCGGAGCGTTATTTCCACACGCGGGTGAAACGAGGTGCATCAGGTATGCATGATACCTGGCTTATCCTGGGGGGGCGCTCTTTTGAAATTGAACAACTGGCGGATAAACCGGAATCGCTTTCCATACGTATCACCGGCACCAATGGTCAGCTACCGCGTAAAGCACTGGAAAGTACGTTACTTGACCGTGTGGTGAAAATGGGCAAGGTGCCGGTGAAAGTCCTCAACCTGAGCGCGCCCACGTTACCGGTTTACCCCCCGGCGAATGACCGTTTCCACTGGCGGGTAATGAGTCATCTGGGGTCGACGTTTCTCAGCATGATGGATAACCCGGAAGTGCTGAGAGGTACGCTGGCACTGTATGACTGGACCGACGACGAGATGAACCGGCGTCGTCTTGAGGCGATAGTGGCGGTGAAACATACGCTGATTCGTCGCTTTGAACGTGGCTACATGCTGCGTGGCGTCGAGATTGAAGTTACGCTCAATGCCGACAATTTTGCCGGAGAGGGTGATATCAATTTGTTCGGCGAAATGCTGCATCGTTTCTTTGCGCTGTATGCCGATGTTCACCTCTTCAATCAGCTGACGCTGGTACTGCAACCAACAGGGAAAAGACTGCGATGGAAAGAGAATCACAGCCAGCACGTACCAGGCTGA
- a CDS encoding hypothetical protein (ID:JIFNMEKO_02653;~source:Prodigal:2.6), whose amino-acid sequence MPKKYSASVTVAEHVMGSNISPYISTSSAFPEGSPRFDGKTILIDIDKAVLSGAKLITTEEIIKSLDE is encoded by the coding sequence ATGCCAAAAAAATACTCAGCATCGGTAACGGTTGCTGAACATGTTATGGGTAGTAATATTTCGCCTTACATTTCTACTAGCTCTGCTTTTCCTGAGGGTTCACCAAGATTTGATGGTAAAACAATTCTCATTGATATTGATAAGGCTGTGTTATCAGGTGCTAAATTAATTACCACAGAGGAAATAATTAAAAGTCTTGATGAATAA
- a CDS encoding hypothetical protein (ID:JIFNMEKO_02659;~source:Prodigal:2.6): MSKSYDYIMCQWLCHSTCSLYALVDGLQYERYFGQELQAARDISYPLFDPYPDSKIAFAGPWLIKLNKSECYREKFKELDIKYPALSWLLSSSPPDALLNNFKDFLTLELPDGKSALFRFYDPRVLSNLTDWIDEQDFSRLIQGVSEWVFTLNNEFVDLRSKIDNFKLIYKV, from the coding sequence ATGAGTAAATCGTATGATTATATTATGTGTCAATGGCTATGCCATTCTACATGTTCATTGTATGCGTTAGTTGATGGATTACAATATGAACGTTACTTTGGTCAGGAGCTTCAGGCTGCACGTGATATTTCTTATCCATTGTTCGATCCCTATCCTGACTCAAAGATAGCATTTGCCGGACCATGGTTAATAAAATTAAATAAATCTGAGTGTTACAGAGAGAAATTTAAAGAACTCGATATAAAGTATCCTGCGCTTTCGTGGTTACTTTCGTCGTCACCACCTGATGCATTGCTTAATAATTTTAAAGATTTCCTCACTCTTGAACTTCCAGATGGGAAAAGTGCTTTATTCAGATTTTATGATCCCAGAGTATTATCTAACTTGACTGATTGGATTGATGAGCAGGATTTTTCCCGACTGATTCAGGGTGTAAGTGAATGGGTATTTACATTAAATAATGAGTTTGTTGATTTAAGGTCAAAAATTGACAATTTTAAGTTAATATATAAGGTATGA
- a CDS encoding hypothetical protein (ID:JIFNMEKO_02658;~source:Prodigal:2.6), producing MVIKVNQEQLNSISQDESKRYINELYSLIIRCSPSLKEDPELMKRLSDANEFVESNSFSNKSVITDFLITNAYEPYFYEVSEIKKWLLKGRESVECEYIKYQQIKNHLISRTPGDGV from the coding sequence ATGGTAATCAAAGTTAATCAAGAACAACTGAATTCAATCAGTCAGGATGAAAGTAAAAGATATATCAATGAGTTATATTCTTTAATTATAAGATGTTCACCTTCGTTAAAAGAAGATCCTGAACTAATGAAAAGACTGAGTGATGCTAATGAATTCGTTGAGAGTAATAGTTTTAGTAATAAAAGTGTAATTACGGATTTTTTAATCACTAACGCATATGAACCCTATTTTTATGAAGTTAGTGAAATAAAAAAATGGCTCCTGAAGGGGAGGGAATCTGTCGAGTGTGAATATATAAAATATCAACAGATTAAAAATCATTTGATAAGCCGGACTCCCGGAGATGGCGTATGA
- a CDS encoding hypothetical protein (ID:JIFNMEKO_02665;~source:Prodigal:2.6), translating to MVDSAWQTQAPKLLGFYAQNLPSHPEWISKPDMVLVDTVRQILIKQIGQRNAESGLYQEMLQRIARNWPDLMLADMTGDTDASTLFSTEEVVPGMFTRQAWEEQVENTIDDVVKTRRDEIDWVLTDKTHQAGSDISPEALRQRLTERYFTDFGNAWLNMANSIQWHEAASLSEAIAQLNLLADVRQSPLVALMNTLAWQGQTGVKSEALADSLVNSAKKLVGRNKNVKQFIEQSQGPKGPQDGVFGPLYGLMNGKDGTGSNGNLSFKSWLARVTQVRLKLQQVTSAPDPQAMAQMLAQTVFQGKAIDLTETRDYGSLVAASLGQEWNGFGQALFVQPLDLAWRQVLAPAAGSLNARWQSTIVSQWNTAFAGRYPFRATGSDASLPLLAQFLRGDSGSIAAFLKNNLGGILHQEGSHWVVDPSASQGMTVNPAFLAAINQLADLSDIIFAQGDANVHFELMARPSRDVARMQLTLDGQHLDYFNQMESWQSFTWPGNTYYPGVELSWRTTTAEMRLYKHNQGNWGFIRLLDQAVITPLDTSRTQLVWMTPDGNTLKFIMRAELGEGPLALLKLQGFRLPEAIFSVRADAINSTLASTEEE from the coding sequence GTGGTTGACAGTGCCTGGCAGACCCAGGCCCCTAAACTGCTCGGTTTTTATGCTCAGAATCTCCCCTCTCATCCCGAGTGGATAAGTAAACCTGATATGGTACTGGTGGATACGGTGCGTCAAATTCTGATTAAACAGATTGGGCAGCGTAATGCCGAGTCCGGTTTGTATCAGGAAATGCTCCAGCGTATCGCCCGCAACTGGCCAGACTTAATGCTGGCGGATATGACCGGTGATACTGATGCTTCAACACTGTTCAGTACTGAAGAAGTGGTGCCTGGCATGTTTACCCGTCAGGCATGGGAAGAGCAGGTAGAAAATACCATTGATGACGTGGTGAAAACCCGTCGTGACGAAATAGACTGGGTGCTGACGGATAAGACGCACCAGGCAGGCAGTGATATCTCTCCGGAAGCGCTCAGGCAGCGTCTGACCGAGCGTTACTTCACTGACTTCGGTAATGCCTGGCTTAACATGGCTAACAGCATTCAGTGGCATGAAGCCGCTTCTCTCTCGGAAGCGATAGCTCAGCTTAATCTGTTGGCTGATGTGCGTCAGTCGCCGCTGGTGGCGCTGATGAATACGCTGGCCTGGCAGGGGCAGACTGGCGTAAAAAGTGAAGCATTGGCAGATTCTCTGGTTAATTCAGCAAAGAAACTGGTCGGACGTAATAAGAATGTGAAACAGTTCATTGAACAGTCTCAAGGTCCGAAAGGCCCACAGGATGGCGTCTTTGGTCCTCTGTATGGTCTGATGAACGGTAAAGATGGCACGGGGAGTAATGGCAACCTGAGTTTTAAGTCCTGGCTGGCACGAGTGACTCAGGTACGTCTTAAACTTCAGCAGGTCACCAGCGCGCCAGATCCTCAGGCGATGGCACAGATGCTGGCTCAGACTGTCTTTCAGGGCAAAGCTATCGATCTGACTGAGACACGGGATTACGGTAGTCTGGTCGCGGCAAGTCTCGGGCAGGAGTGGAATGGGTTCGGTCAGGCATTGTTTGTGCAGCCTCTGGATCTGGCCTGGCGTCAGGTACTCGCCCCGGCAGCGGGTAGTCTGAATGCGCGCTGGCAGAGCACTATCGTGTCTCAGTGGAATACGGCCTTTGCCGGACGTTATCCATTCAGGGCGACCGGAAGCGATGCCTCACTGCCTTTACTCGCGCAGTTCCTGCGCGGTGATTCAGGGAGTATCGCAGCATTTCTTAAAAACAATCTTGGCGGCATATTACATCAGGAAGGCAGCCACTGGGTGGTTGATCCCTCAGCCAGTCAGGGCATGACCGTCAACCCGGCATTCCTTGCGGCTATCAACCAACTGGCAGATCTCTCTGATATTATTTTCGCCCAGGGCGATGCGAATGTGCATTTTGAACTGATGGCGCGTCCTTCACGCGATGTAGCGCGGATGCAACTGACGCTGGATGGTCAGCATCTGGATTACTTTAACCAGATGGAAAGCTGGCAAAGCTTTACCTGGCCGGGAAACACCTACTATCCCGGTGTGGAACTCAGCTGGCGCACGACAACAGCGGAAATGCGTCTGTACAAACATAATCAGGGCAACTGGGGCTTCATTCGCCTGCTGGACCAGGCGGTTATTACTCCGCTTGATACCAGTCGTACACAGCTGGTGTGGATGACCCCGGATGGTAATACGCTGAAATTTATTATGCGTGCTGAACTCGGTGAGGGGCCGCTGGCCTTGCTGAAACTACAGGGTTTTCGTTTACCAGAGGCCATTTTTTCAGTCAGAGCTGACGCAATCAATAGCACGCTCGCATCCACGGAGGAGGAATAA
- a CDS encoding hypothetical protein (ID:JIFNMEKO_02663;~source:Prodigal:2.6) yields the protein MERESQPARTRLTGQLGENIWQVNFYRFCQLLEQENTQKTLLGTTDKLSADPVRFRPWPGMGFPVSELRAVETDEDNPDLPPTVRTTFLGMYGVDSPLPTAYLDDITQRREGYETTTAFLDIFSHRITTQYYRIWRKYAYPATFETGGTDDTSQCLLGLVGLGIPGTAEQVATPVSRFLALLGTMRLPTRNAEGIRQLVGLLAPDTRATIISPDPIKVVVAQRSGLGKAHRVSLAQRATLGKTGKEACSRLLLMLATSDPQEAEGWLPGGQLHTDLMVLLRVYLGYRSDVRLRLTIPVSLLPEARLDKKRRIQLGRTAILGRRSGKPGKHSHLTVSLGCYNGLECQTLLPALNGGYRFD from the coding sequence ATGGAAAGAGAATCACAGCCAGCACGTACCAGGCTGACCGGGCAACTTGGTGAGAATATCTGGCAGGTTAATTTTTACCGATTTTGTCAGCTCCTGGAACAGGAAAACACCCAGAAGACCTTGCTGGGCACCACGGATAAACTCTCTGCTGACCCGGTGCGTTTTCGCCCGTGGCCAGGCATGGGGTTTCCGGTAAGCGAACTGCGCGCGGTTGAAACGGATGAGGATAATCCTGACCTGCCGCCAACGGTACGCACCACCTTTCTGGGCATGTACGGTGTAGACTCACCGTTACCGACAGCTTATCTGGACGATATCACCCAGCGCCGTGAAGGCTATGAAACCACGACGGCGTTTCTTGATATCTTCAGCCATCGTATCACCACGCAGTATTATCGTATCTGGCGTAAATATGCTTACCCGGCGACGTTTGAGACGGGCGGTACAGATGATACGTCTCAGTGCCTGTTAGGGTTGGTTGGGCTGGGGATACCCGGCACCGCTGAGCAGGTCGCTACACCGGTCTCCCGTTTTCTGGCGCTGCTGGGAACGATGCGCCTGCCGACGCGCAATGCCGAAGGTATTCGTCAGCTGGTAGGGCTACTGGCCCCTGACACCCGTGCCACCATTATCAGCCCGGACCCGATAAAAGTAGTGGTGGCCCAGCGTAGCGGACTGGGCAAAGCACATCGAGTTTCTCTGGCGCAGCGCGCTACGCTTGGTAAAACCGGAAAAGAGGCCTGTAGCCGGCTATTACTGATGCTGGCGACGAGCGATCCGCAAGAGGCTGAAGGCTGGCTCCCCGGTGGTCAGCTGCACACTGACCTGATGGTGCTGTTAAGGGTGTATCTGGGCTATCGCTCGGATGTGCGTCTGCGTCTGACGATACCCGTGAGTCTGTTACCTGAAGCGCGTTTGGACAAAAAACGCCGCATTCAGCTGGGTCGCACCGCTATTCTTGGGCGGCGTAGTGGTAAGCCAGGTAAGCACAGCCATCTGACCGTCAGTCTCGGATGCTACAACGGGCTGGAGTGCCAAACGCTGCTTCCGGCACTGAATGGCGGTTACCGCTTCGACTAA